Proteins encoded by one window of Pseudokineococcus lusitanus:
- a CDS encoding phosphotransferase: protein MRPDDGVPGPLGRVVRLVRVVRGRKREVVRRLADGTAPRAGGWWRVGLDEARVLALPRPGGRDAGPAADHAAGPARSRPLRWAVRLVPPLVVRRPGPRDVGGVHLLVTKSGGAVLLDPGAGVVVHERAVPFDAAYAGRREAVAAYLPVRPGALSADRRVLREPLVAGRPLHRADVAARRAVLRDVAARSASAAGSGRPGGASAAVAAAVDAALAAAPRLPADLVAALRADAPALRDAAATWPAVVAHGDLTGENVLLADDGAWGLVDLEDARPLPWFADALSLLLRDPDLGPSWAAGREPDLLAPLHLPGVAPDERAWGRAAALLAAAHHAGQHGGDVARTLPPLWR from the coding sequence GTGCGGCCTGACGACGGGGTCCCCGGCCCGCTCGGGCGCGTCGTCCGGCTGGTGCGGGTGGTGCGCGGGCGCAAGCGCGAGGTCGTGCGACGGCTGGCTGACGGCACCGCGCCGCGCGCCGGGGGCTGGTGGCGCGTGGGCCTGGACGAGGCGCGGGTGCTGGCCCTGCCCCGCCCGGGCGGGCGTGACGCCGGTCCGGCGGCGGACCACGCCGCGGGGCCGGCCCGCTCCCGGCCGCTGCGGTGGGCCGTCCGGCTCGTCCCCCCGCTCGTCGTCCGCCGGCCGGGCCCGCGCGACGTCGGCGGCGTGCACCTGCTCGTGACGAAGAGCGGCGGCGCCGTGCTCCTCGACCCGGGCGCCGGCGTCGTCGTCCACGAGCGCGCCGTGCCCTTCGACGCCGCGTACGCGGGCCGGCGGGAGGCCGTCGCGGCGTACCTGCCCGTCCGGCCCGGGGCGCTGTCGGCCGACCGGCGGGTCCTGCGCGAGCCGCTCGTCGCCGGCCGGCCGCTGCACCGGGCCGACGTGGCCGCGCGGCGGGCCGTGCTGCGCGACGTCGCCGCCCGCAGCGCCAGCGCCGCGGGGAGCGGCCGGCCCGGCGGGGCCTCCGCGGCGGTGGCGGCCGCCGTCGACGCCGCCCTGGCCGCGGCGCCGCGGCTGCCCGCGGACCTCGTGGCGGCGCTGCGCGCCGACGCCCCCGCGCTGCGCGACGCCGCGGCGACGTGGCCGGCCGTCGTCGCGCACGGCGACCTCACGGGCGAGAACGTCCTGCTGGCCGACGACGGCGCCTGGGGCCTCGTGGACCTCGAGGACGCGCGGCCGCTGCCGTGGTTCGCCGACGCCCTGTCGCTGCTGCTGCGCGACCCCGACCTCGGGCCCTCGTGGGCGGCCGGTCGGGAGCCCGACCTCCTCGCCCCGCTGCACCTGCCCGGGGTGGCGCCGGACGAGCGCGCCTGGGGCCGGGCCGCGGCCCTGCTCGCCGCCGCCCACCACGCCGGGCAGCACGGCGGGGACGTCGCCAGGACGCTGCCGCCGCTCTGGCGGTGA
- the cysC gene encoding adenylyl-sulfate kinase: MSDAPSTPGRPARPGAPSLAPGGAVLADLRLVAAGLLPPGAVLGEEPGGEGTATALRPDAGVLGAATAAGALVLTDEEGLPLARLDDVVADGDLARGRLVVLHPSLRADAAGAAAGGRSVLLRRPPTPADLDALRAGGTGLRLLVPTGSATPDGVPPALLEALAREAGATPPELVPLPLAWRGPAGDAALLRAVLPALGARDVVVLPAAGDDVGGLLPGAADGGAGSWPGTLAALRRGDADLPGAAPGAAALLRRRWPRAADRGLVVLLTGLSGSGKSTLARGLHARLERGGERTTSLLDGDVVRRLLSAGLGFDAAARDLNVRRIGFVAAEVARHGGVAVCAPIAPYARSRAAVRRMVEEVGDLVLVHVSTPLAVCEARDVKGLYARARAGELTGMTGVDDPYEVPDDADLVLDTSRVAEHEALDRLEDHLVAGGWLARPAPRG, encoded by the coding sequence ATGAGCGACGCCCCGAGCACCCCCGGGCGGCCGGCCCGGCCCGGTGCGCCGTCCCTCGCCCCGGGCGGGGCCGTCCTCGCCGACCTCCGGCTCGTGGCGGCGGGCCTGCTCCCGCCGGGGGCCGTCCTCGGCGAGGAGCCCGGCGGGGAGGGCACCGCGACGGCGCTGCGCCCGGACGCGGGTGTGCTCGGCGCCGCGACGGCCGCCGGCGCGCTCGTGCTCACCGACGAGGAGGGCCTGCCCCTGGCGCGGCTCGACGACGTCGTCGCGGACGGCGACCTGGCCCGCGGCCGCCTCGTCGTCCTGCACCCGTCGCTGCGGGCCGACGCCGCCGGGGCCGCCGCGGGCGGCCGGTCCGTCCTCCTGCGCCGCCCGCCGACGCCCGCGGACCTCGACGCGCTGCGGGCGGGCGGCACCGGGCTGCGGCTGCTCGTGCCCACCGGCTCGGCCACGCCCGACGGCGTGCCCCCCGCCCTCCTCGAGGCCCTCGCGCGCGAGGCCGGGGCCACGCCCCCCGAGCTCGTGCCGCTGCCGCTGGCCTGGCGGGGCCCGGCGGGCGACGCCGCGCTGCTCCGGGCCGTCCTGCCCGCGCTCGGGGCGCGGGACGTCGTCGTGCTGCCGGCGGCGGGCGACGACGTCGGCGGGCTGCTGCCGGGGGCGGCCGACGGCGGCGCCGGGAGCTGGCCCGGGACGCTGGCCGCGCTGCGGCGGGGCGACGCCGACCTCCCGGGCGCCGCCCCCGGCGCGGCCGCGCTGCTCCGGCGGCGGTGGCCGCGCGCCGCGGACCGCGGCCTCGTCGTGCTGCTCACCGGGCTCTCCGGCTCGGGCAAGTCGACGCTGGCGCGAGGGCTGCACGCCCGGCTCGAGCGGGGCGGCGAGCGCACGACGAGCCTGCTCGACGGCGACGTCGTCCGCCGGCTGCTCTCCGCCGGGCTCGGCTTCGACGCCGCGGCACGGGACCTCAACGTCCGCCGCATCGGCTTCGTCGCCGCCGAGGTGGCGCGCCACGGCGGGGTGGCGGTCTGCGCACCCATCGCCCCCTACGCGCGCAGCCGCGCCGCGGTGCGGCGGATGGTCGAGGAGGTCGGCGACCTCGTGCTCGTCCACGTCAGCACGCCGCTCGCGGTCTGCGAGGCCCGCGACGTCAAGGGGCTCTACGCCCGGGCGCGCGCCGGGGAGCTCACGGGCATGACGGGCGTCGACGACCCCTACGAGGTGCCGGACGACGCCGACCTCGTCCTCGACACCTCGCGCGTCGCCGAGCACGAGGCCCTCGACCGGCTGGAGGACCACCTCGTCGCGGGCGGCTGGCTCGCCCGGCCGGCGCCCCGCGGCTGA
- a CDS encoding O-antigen ligase family protein, which produces MRAEAAEDRTRAAERRDARDAVVLVVLVWAAGVLPRLAAALTGPRGSSAVGEQAAAGPLPDLLGQVLVVAVGVWCAAVVLVRRRELPRDRLLPLLLLLLPWGWLLGRDLFVGDRPDAQGLLLPVVVVGVWVLRPRLEQLRVLGLLVVATAGLAVVMGLALPGVGIYRTGAGDPVDAGESLVPLGILAGPYTSGNNLGQVLVLGAPAVLLLRGRAARVAGGALVAAALVWTSSRSSLAALVAGVVAAAVLAGGGRGRAVLAALGVAGAAAGSALLPLAVLGDPEAFTNRGLIWAGSLAAWRQHPVVGQGTGYYTDIAGTTDAIAGSAFHAHHQGLQTLVTGGAVLAVLVVLLLLAAGVEAVRRVARGQTYPAVLLVVLAVSCALEVSVGFVDRDLFLVVTVLPVAWSLLGQRPARRPARPRGPSAPPAATGPVRPTRPARPGATAPGAPR; this is translated from the coding sequence GTGCGGGCTGAGGCGGCGGAGGACCGCACCCGGGCGGCGGAGCGGCGCGACGCGCGGGACGCCGTCGTGCTCGTCGTCCTCGTGTGGGCCGCCGGGGTGCTCCCCCGGCTCGCGGCGGCCCTCACGGGCCCGCGCGGCTCCAGCGCGGTCGGCGAGCAGGCCGCCGCCGGGCCGCTGCCCGACCTGCTCGGCCAGGTGCTCGTCGTGGCCGTCGGGGTGTGGTGCGCCGCGGTCGTCCTCGTCCGCCGGCGCGAGCTCCCGCGCGACCGCCTCCTCCCGCTGCTGCTGCTGCTCCTGCCGTGGGGCTGGCTGCTCGGCCGGGACCTCTTCGTCGGGGACCGCCCCGACGCGCAGGGCCTGCTGCTGCCCGTCGTCGTCGTCGGCGTCTGGGTGCTGCGCCCGCGGCTGGAGCAGCTGCGGGTGCTCGGCCTGCTCGTCGTCGCGACGGCGGGCCTGGCCGTCGTGATGGGGCTCGCGCTGCCGGGGGTCGGCATCTACCGGACGGGGGCGGGCGACCCCGTCGACGCGGGCGAGTCCCTCGTGCCGCTGGGGATCCTCGCCGGGCCCTACACGAGCGGCAACAACCTCGGGCAGGTCCTCGTCCTCGGCGCCCCGGCCGTGCTCCTCCTGCGGGGGCGCGCGGCCCGGGTCGCCGGCGGCGCGCTCGTGGCCGCGGCGCTCGTGTGGACGTCGTCGCGCTCCTCCCTCGCGGCGCTCGTGGCCGGCGTCGTGGCCGCCGCCGTCCTCGCCGGCGGCGGGCGGGGCCGGGCGGTCCTCGCGGCCCTCGGCGTCGCGGGCGCGGCCGCCGGCTCCGCGCTGCTGCCGCTCGCCGTCCTCGGCGACCCCGAGGCCTTCACCAACCGCGGCCTCATCTGGGCGGGCAGCCTCGCGGCGTGGCGGCAGCACCCCGTCGTCGGGCAGGGCACCGGCTACTACACCGACATCGCCGGCACGACCGACGCCATCGCGGGCAGCGCCTTCCACGCCCACCACCAGGGCCTGCAGACGCTCGTGACCGGCGGCGCCGTCCTCGCGGTGCTCGTCGTGCTCCTGCTGCTGGCGGCCGGCGTCGAGGCCGTGCGCCGGGTGGCGCGGGGGCAGACCTACCCGGCCGTGCTCCTCGTCGTGCTGGCGGTCTCGTGCGCCCTCGAGGTGTCCGTCGGCTTCGTCGACCGCGACCTCTTCCTCGTCGTCACCGTGCTGCCGGTCGCCTGGTCCCTCCTGGGGCAGCGCCCGGCACGGCGCCCGGCCCGCCCGCGGGGACCGTCGGCACCGCCCGCCGCGACGGGCCCGGTGCGGCCGACCCGCCCGGCCCGGCCGGGCGCGACGGCTCCCGGAGCCCCCCGGTGA
- a CDS encoding polysaccharide biosynthesis tyrosine autokinase yields MDVREVAQAPRRRWALVALLALLGALAGAGWSLASPDRYRTTTTLIFSLQGGSSVNDLAQGGTYTRDLLASYSRLVDLPVVLSPVVEQLDLGVTPTALARQVDVTTPSDTSLLQIAVTDGSPERAVAVADAVAAQLTTTVAGLSPDEVGGETVSVDVTVVEPAQVPDAPTAPPLPVLAAAGAVAGLVLGVALLVLLALLVTPVADRSTARRLTGAPVLAEVPRGGRVGRHPAPTRSEPRAPRAEAVRVLRTNLLALQREHDVRTVVVTSPTAGGGSTTTALALAAAAAELSQRVLLVDADLRSPDAARRLGLEGTPGLADVVRGRVGLEEAVQAWGSPGLDVLPAGTPHDHPAELLGAPRTAEVLAHLRQTYDLVVLDAPALLAVTDAAALAARCDGALLVVDARSSRQRLVVDAAERLGLAGASLLGVVLGRVTGTGGPRGATDERAGAADVAVP; encoded by the coding sequence GTGGACGTCCGCGAGGTGGCGCAGGCGCCACGCCGGCGGTGGGCCCTCGTGGCCCTCCTCGCGCTCCTCGGCGCGCTGGCGGGGGCGGGGTGGTCGCTGGCGTCGCCGGACCGCTACCGGACCACGACGACGCTGATCTTCTCGCTGCAGGGCGGGTCGTCGGTCAACGACCTGGCGCAGGGCGGCACGTACACCCGCGACCTGCTGGCGTCCTACAGCCGCCTCGTCGACCTGCCGGTCGTGCTGTCCCCCGTCGTCGAGCAGCTGGACCTCGGCGTCACGCCGACCGCCCTGGCCCGCCAGGTGGACGTCACGACGCCGTCCGACACCTCGCTCCTGCAGATCGCCGTGACCGACGGCTCGCCCGAGCGGGCCGTGGCGGTGGCGGACGCCGTCGCGGCGCAGCTGACGACGACGGTGGCCGGCCTCTCGCCCGACGAGGTGGGCGGCGAGACGGTCTCCGTGGACGTCACCGTCGTCGAGCCCGCCCAGGTGCCGGACGCCCCGACCGCACCGCCGCTGCCCGTCCTGGCGGCCGCGGGCGCCGTCGCCGGCCTCGTGCTCGGCGTGGCGCTGCTCGTGCTCCTCGCCCTGCTCGTGACGCCCGTGGCCGACCGCTCGACGGCCCGCCGCCTCACCGGTGCCCCGGTGCTGGCCGAGGTGCCGCGGGGCGGCCGGGTGGGCCGTCACCCGGCCCCGACCCGCAGCGAGCCGCGCGCGCCCCGCGCCGAGGCGGTGCGCGTCCTGCGCACCAACCTCCTCGCGCTCCAGCGCGAGCACGACGTCCGCACGGTCGTCGTCACGTCGCCGACGGCGGGCGGCGGCTCGACGACGACGGCGCTCGCGCTCGCGGCCGCCGCCGCCGAGCTGTCCCAGCGCGTGCTCCTCGTGGACGCCGACCTCCGCTCCCCCGACGCCGCGCGCCGCCTCGGCCTCGAGGGGACGCCGGGGCTCGCCGACGTGGTCCGCGGCCGGGTCGGGCTCGAGGAGGCCGTGCAGGCCTGGGGCAGCCCGGGCCTCGACGTCCTGCCCGCCGGCACGCCGCACGACCACCCGGCGGAGCTGCTCGGCGCCCCCCGGACGGCCGAGGTGCTGGCCCACCTCCGGCAGACCTACGACCTCGTCGTCCTCGACGCCCCGGCGCTGCTCGCCGTCACCGACGCCGCGGCCCTCGCGGCGCGGTGCGACGGGGCCCTGCTCGTCGTCGACGCCCGGTCCTCGCGCCAGCGGCTCGTCGTCGACGCCGCCGAGCGCCTGGGGCTGGCCGGGGCGTCGCTGCTGGGCGTCGTGCTCGGCCGGGTGACCGGCACCGGCGGCCCCCGCGGGGCGACGGACGAGCGGGCCGGCGCGGCGGACGTCGCCGTCCCGTGA
- a CDS encoding glycosyltransferase yields MTGTSGTSGGAPGGGTRPVRVLLSVRGPSPTTNPYVVQLARSQPSDVDVRFFTWTRGLLGRYDVLHVHWPEVLLRRAGRPARWVARARAALLVARLGLTRTPVLRTVHNTATHERGDVVERLLLAALERRVRERVLLSPSTPSPAGGVVVPHGHYGDWYAGAPRAEVVPGRLLFFGLLRPYKGVDTLLAAFAGLADPGARLRVVGAAPDPALRGAVAAAAAADPRVGARLEHVDDDDLAREVTAAQLVVLPYRDLHSSGALLLALSLGRPVLVPATATTRELRAEVGERWVLTHEGPLRPEDLARALAATADLEGAPDLSARDWSVGGARHAEVYRRLAGRDAG; encoded by the coding sequence GTGACCGGCACGAGCGGCACGAGCGGCGGGGCGCCCGGCGGCGGCACCCGCCCGGTGCGGGTCCTGCTCTCGGTGCGGGGGCCGTCCCCGACGACCAACCCCTACGTCGTCCAGCTGGCCCGCTCGCAGCCGTCGGACGTCGACGTGCGCTTCTTCACCTGGACCCGTGGGCTGCTCGGCCGGTACGACGTGCTCCACGTCCACTGGCCCGAGGTGCTCCTGCGCCGCGCGGGACGCCCCGCGCGCTGGGTGGCCCGCGCCCGCGCGGCCCTCCTCGTCGCGCGCCTCGGCCTCACGCGCACCCCGGTGCTGCGCACCGTCCACAACACCGCGACCCACGAGCGCGGCGACGTCGTCGAGCGCCTGCTCCTCGCCGCCCTCGAGCGCCGCGTCCGCGAGCGGGTGCTGCTCTCGCCGTCGACGCCCTCGCCGGCCGGCGGCGTCGTCGTGCCGCACGGGCACTACGGCGACTGGTACGCCGGGGCGCCGCGCGCCGAGGTCGTGCCCGGACGGCTGCTCTTCTTCGGCCTGCTGCGGCCGTACAAGGGCGTCGACACGCTGCTCGCGGCCTTCGCCGGCCTCGCCGACCCCGGCGCGCGGCTGCGGGTCGTCGGTGCCGCGCCCGACCCCGCCCTGCGGGGCGCCGTCGCGGCCGCCGCCGCCGCGGACCCGCGGGTGGGGGCGCGGCTCGAGCACGTCGACGACGACGACCTGGCCCGGGAGGTCACGGCGGCGCAGCTCGTCGTCCTGCCCTACCGCGACCTCCACAGCTCGGGCGCGCTCCTGCTCGCCCTGTCCCTCGGCCGGCCCGTGCTCGTGCCGGCCACCGCGACGACCCGCGAGCTGCGGGCCGAGGTGGGGGAGCGCTGGGTGCTGACCCACGAGGGGCCCCTGCGGCCCGAGGACCTGGCGCGGGCCCTCGCCGCGACGGCCGACCTCGAGGGGGCGCCGGACCTGTCCGCGCGCGACTGGTCGGTGGGCGGCGCCCGGCACGCCGAGGTCTACCGCCGGCTCGCGGGGCGCGACGCCGGCTGA
- a CDS encoding adenylyltransferase/cytidyltransferase family protein: protein MAGRVGYAPGVYDLFHVGHLNVLRRASELCDELVAGVVSDEMALLAKGARPVVPLDERLEIVAGVRYVDRAVAEVVPAKVDTWQDVRFDVIFKGDDWRGTPKGDLLEAQMATVGVEVVYFPYTRHTSSTLLRQALARLEQLSAPPV from the coding sequence GTGGCTGGTCGGGTCGGGTACGCGCCGGGGGTCTACGACCTCTTCCACGTGGGCCACCTCAACGTCCTGCGGCGCGCGTCGGAGCTGTGCGACGAGCTCGTCGCCGGGGTCGTCTCCGACGAGATGGCGCTCCTCGCCAAGGGCGCGCGCCCCGTCGTCCCGCTCGACGAGCGGCTCGAGATCGTCGCCGGCGTGCGCTACGTCGACCGGGCCGTCGCCGAGGTCGTCCCGGCCAAGGTCGACACCTGGCAGGACGTCCGCTTCGACGTCATCTTCAAGGGCGACGACTGGCGGGGGACGCCGAAGGGCGACCTCCTCGAGGCCCAGATGGCCACGGTCGGCGTCGAGGTCGTCTACTTCCCCTACACCCGGCACACCTCGAGCACGCTGCTGCGCCAGGCGCTCGCGCGGCTCGAGCAGCTGTCCGCGCCGCCCGTCTGA
- a CDS encoding DUF1972 domain-containing protein — MNAYCLLHGSTAALEVEVVVVRIAMIGTRGVPARYGGFETCVEEVGSRLADRGHDVTVYCRRPEGASGPDPVEHKGMRLVTLPALRRRSLETLSHSALSVAHVLGRGTDAALVFNAANAPLLPALRARGVPVATHVDGLEWQRAKWGGVGREYYRRAESLAVRWSDALIADAQGISDYYAAEFAAPTTLISYGAPLVDERKPDLLVPLGLRPQGYHLVVARFEPENNVETAVRGYVSSSSLLPLVVVGSAPYADEYTAAVHAAADERVRFLGGVWDQELLDQLYANACSYVHGHSVGGTNPSLLRAIGAGVPTTALDVFFNREVLGEAGEYWADAGDLARLLKESEAHPEETRARGAAARLRALDYDWDDVADGYEDLCRRLAARDVPSRRPSGRRLQRTDVSRAHRAGARAGAR, encoded by the coding sequence GTGAATGCTTACTGTCTGCTCCACGGGTCGACGGCGGCCCTCGAGGTGGAGGTGGTAGTGGTGCGCATCGCGATGATCGGCACGCGCGGGGTGCCGGCGCGGTACGGCGGCTTCGAGACCTGCGTCGAGGAGGTCGGCTCGCGGCTGGCCGACCGCGGCCACGACGTCACCGTCTACTGCCGGCGGCCCGAGGGCGCCTCGGGGCCCGACCCGGTCGAGCACAAGGGCATGCGCCTCGTGACGCTGCCGGCCCTGCGCCGCCGCAGCCTCGAGACCCTCAGCCACAGCGCGCTGTCCGTCGCCCACGTGCTCGGCCGCGGCACCGACGCGGCGCTCGTCTTCAACGCCGCCAACGCGCCGCTGCTGCCGGCGCTGCGGGCCCGGGGCGTCCCCGTGGCCACCCACGTCGACGGGCTGGAGTGGCAGCGCGCCAAGTGGGGCGGCGTCGGCCGCGAGTACTACCGCCGCGCCGAGTCGCTCGCCGTCCGCTGGTCCGACGCGCTCATCGCCGACGCGCAGGGCATCAGCGACTACTACGCCGCCGAGTTCGCGGCCCCGACGACCCTCATCTCCTACGGCGCGCCGCTCGTCGACGAGCGGAAGCCGGACCTGCTCGTGCCCCTCGGCCTCCGGCCGCAGGGCTACCACCTCGTCGTCGCGCGCTTCGAGCCGGAGAACAACGTCGAGACGGCCGTCCGCGGCTACGTCAGCAGCTCCTCGCTCCTGCCCCTCGTCGTCGTCGGCTCGGCGCCGTACGCGGACGAGTACACGGCCGCGGTGCACGCCGCCGCCGACGAGCGCGTCCGGTTCCTCGGGGGCGTGTGGGACCAGGAGCTCCTCGACCAGCTGTACGCCAACGCCTGCAGCTACGTCCACGGGCACTCGGTGGGCGGCACGAACCCGTCGCTGCTGCGGGCCATCGGCGCGGGCGTCCCCACGACGGCCCTCGACGTGTTCTTCAACCGCGAGGTCCTCGGCGAGGCGGGGGAGTACTGGGCGGACGCGGGCGACCTGGCCCGCCTGCTCAAGGAGAGCGAGGCGCACCCGGAGGAGACCCGGGCGCGCGGGGCAGCGGCCCGGCTGCGCGCGCTGGACTACGACTGGGACGACGTCGCCGACGGCTACGAGGACCTCTGCCGGCGCCTCGCCGCGCGGGACGTCCCGTCCCGGCGTCCCAGCGGCCGCCGGCTGCAGCGCACCGACGTCAGCCGCGCCCACCGCGCCGGCGCCCGCGCGGGCGCCCGGTGA
- a CDS encoding adenylyltransferase/cytidyltransferase family protein: MREVVGYLPGAFDMFHVGHLRIIRRAQEHCTRLVVGVVTDEVMVSSKGKAPVVPLDERVEVVQAVTGVHEVVPDTSADKTVAWRKQPYDVLFKGDDWRGTPKGDRLEADMAALGVRVVYFPYTTQTSSTLLRRSLTAAL; the protein is encoded by the coding sequence GTGCGCGAGGTCGTGGGCTACCTGCCCGGCGCGTTCGACATGTTCCACGTCGGGCACCTGCGGATCATCCGACGGGCGCAGGAGCACTGCACGCGCCTCGTCGTCGGCGTCGTCACCGACGAGGTCATGGTCAGCTCGAAGGGCAAGGCGCCCGTCGTGCCGCTCGACGAGCGGGTCGAGGTCGTCCAGGCCGTGACGGGCGTCCACGAGGTCGTCCCCGACACGTCCGCCGACAAGACCGTCGCGTGGCGCAAGCAGCCGTACGACGTCCTCTTCAAGGGCGACGACTGGCGCGGCACCCCCAAGGGCGACCGCCTCGAGGCCGACATGGCCGCCCTCGGCGTCCGCGTCGTGTACTTCCCGTACACGACGCAGACCTCCAGCACCCTGCTGCGCCGCTCCCTCACCGCGGCGCTCTGA
- a CDS encoding lipopolysaccharide biosynthesis protein produces MTTATGLGDQAARGAGVTLGAQLLRAGLQVVALVVLARLLEPRDFGLVAMVTAVIGVAEVLRDFGLSSAAIAARDVTRAERDNLFWVNTGLGLACGVLATAATPLVVALYDEPRLATVVPVLAAVFLVSGANTQYRADLSRRLRFRALAVADIASQVLAMGVAIGLALAGAGLWAVVGQQVTAATVLLLVNVVSARWLPGRYRRDVPLRRFFRFGGALLGTQSISYLTKNVDNVALGAVWGASVLGVYSRAYQLLMMPLNQVNAPLTRVALPVLSRVRDDGPTYRRYLSRAQLVGCYVTATGFAVGAGLAEPLVALLFGPRWSAVAPVFAVLALGGIFRAVSQLAYWMYLSQDLTGAQLKQFLVTRPLMVLVIVAGTPWGAVGVAAGHSIAYALYWVASLWHVGKVSGVDTGPLLRNATRVLLTVSAPCGVLALAATWLPVPAAVQVVVGLLAAAAWLGLLVAVVPAVRADAVTVRSFALRAAGRRRAA; encoded by the coding sequence GTGACGACGGCCACCGGCCTCGGTGACCAGGCCGCGCGGGGCGCGGGCGTCACCCTCGGCGCCCAGCTGCTGCGCGCCGGCCTGCAGGTCGTCGCGCTCGTCGTGCTGGCCCGGCTCCTCGAGCCCCGCGACTTCGGGCTCGTCGCCATGGTCACCGCCGTCATCGGGGTCGCCGAGGTCCTGCGCGACTTCGGGCTCTCGTCCGCCGCCATCGCCGCGCGGGACGTCACCCGCGCGGAGCGGGACAACCTCTTCTGGGTCAACACCGGGCTCGGGCTGGCGTGCGGCGTCCTCGCGACGGCCGCGACGCCGCTCGTCGTCGCGCTCTACGACGAGCCGCGGCTCGCGACCGTCGTCCCCGTGCTCGCGGCCGTCTTCCTCGTCAGCGGGGCCAACACCCAGTACCGGGCGGACCTCTCCCGGCGGCTGCGCTTCCGCGCCCTCGCGGTCGCGGACATCGCCTCGCAGGTGCTGGCGATGGGCGTCGCCATCGGGCTGGCCCTGGCCGGCGCCGGGCTGTGGGCTGTCGTCGGCCAGCAGGTGACGGCGGCGACGGTGCTGCTGCTCGTCAACGTCGTCAGCGCCCGGTGGCTCCCGGGCCGCTACCGCCGCGACGTCCCGCTGCGGCGCTTCTTCCGCTTCGGCGGGGCGCTGCTCGGGACGCAGTCGATCTCGTACCTCACGAAGAACGTCGACAACGTCGCGCTGGGCGCGGTGTGGGGGGCGTCCGTCCTGGGCGTCTACAGCCGGGCGTACCAGCTGCTGATGATGCCGCTCAACCAGGTCAACGCGCCGCTGACCCGGGTCGCGCTGCCCGTGCTGTCGAGGGTGCGGGACGACGGCCCCACCTACCGCCGGTACCTCTCCCGCGCCCAGCTGGTCGGCTGCTACGTCACGGCCACGGGCTTCGCCGTCGGCGCGGGGCTGGCCGAGCCGCTCGTGGCGCTGCTCTTCGGCCCGCGGTGGTCGGCGGTGGCGCCCGTCTTCGCCGTCCTCGCGCTCGGCGGCATCTTCCGCGCCGTCTCGCAGCTGGCGTACTGGATGTACCTCTCGCAGGACCTCACGGGCGCCCAGCTCAAGCAGTTCCTCGTGACCCGGCCGCTCATGGTGCTCGTCATCGTCGCGGGCACGCCGTGGGGCGCGGTGGGCGTGGCCGCCGGGCACTCGATCGCCTACGCCCTGTACTGGGTCGCGTCGCTCTGGCACGTCGGGAAGGTCTCCGGCGTCGACACCGGCCCGCTCCTCCGCAACGCGACGCGGGTCCTGCTGACGGTCAGCGCGCCGTGCGGCGTCCTGGCGCTGGCCGCCACGTGGCTGCCGGTGCCGGCGGCGGTGCAGGTCGTCGTCGGGCTGCTCGCCGCGGCGGCGTGGCTCGGCCTGCTCGTCGCGGTCGTCCCGGCGGTGCGGGCGGACGCGGTGACGGTGCGCTCCTTCGCGCTGCGGGCGGCGGGGCGGCGGCGTGCGGCCTGA